The following proteins are co-located in the Eleginops maclovinus isolate JMC-PN-2008 ecotype Puerto Natales chromosome 23, JC_Emac_rtc_rv5, whole genome shotgun sequence genome:
- the ccdc69 gene encoding coiled-coil domain-containing protein 69, with protein sequence MGCSQSKKKSKGKSGEKNQKRKQRRRDVAGDPDVCLQKQLERFDWQLRILKEANGNPERAELLREHADEEVCSLVLSILNKVKTETVAGLNVLHQQKNKTAAEEHERNVEELQKKHEEEKTELTETFQAAENILKGKVDQLSAELHAYNELRRRVAESTFKKDLQRNIKAHGSPGAFWESEQESLLFVIEMKSERVQDQTRKLLQMEDLVEKNLALEDQIINVLQQNEDLRVRIDNCQTFIQQLSKEQQDVKVTLERQAVINQNLSQEKEQLMFKLRHRDSCPTIHLPVMMQEIAPR encoded by the exons AAGAAAAGCAAAGGCAAGTCTGGAGAGAAGAACCAGAAACGGAAGCAGAGACGCCGAGATGTCGCAG GTGATCCGGACGTCTGCCTGCAGAAGCAGCTGGAGCGATTTGATTGGCAGCTGAGGATTCTAAAGGAGGCCAATGGGAACCCGGAGAGGGCGGAGCTTCTGAGGGAGCACGCCGACGAGGAGGTGTGCTCCCTCGTGCTGAGCATCCTCAACAAG GTGAAGACGGAGACGGTTGCAGGTTTGAACGTCCTGcaccaacagaaaaataaaactgcagctGAAGAACACGAGAGGAACGTGGAAG agctgcagaaaaaacatgaagaagagAAAACTGAACTGACTGAAACATTTCAGGCTGCAGAAAACATCCTcaag GGTAAAGTGGACCAGCTTTCTGCAGAACTGCATGCTTATAACGAGCTGAGGAGGAGGGTGGCAGAGTCAACGTTCAAGAAAGACCTGCAGAGGAACATAAAG GCCCATGGCAGCCCTGGTGCATTCTGGGAGTCCGAGCAGGAGTCTCTGCTGTTTGTGATCGAGATGAAGAGTGAGCGTGTGCAGGATCAGACcaggaagctgctgcagatggAAGATCTG GTGGAGAAGAATCTGGCTCTGGAGGATCAGATCATCAACGTCCTGCAGCAGAACGAGGACCTGAGGGTCCGGATAGATAACTGCCAGACCTTCATTCA GCAGCTATCGAAGGAGCAGCAGGACGTGAAGGTGACGCTGGAGAGGCAGGCGGTGATTAACCAGAACCTTTCTCAGGAGAAAGAGCAGCTCATGTTCAAACTGAGGCACAGAGACTCGTGTCCCACCATCCACCTGCCCGTCATGATGCAGGAGATCGCGCCCAGATGA